The Deinococcus seoulensis genome window below encodes:
- a CDS encoding YiaA/YiaB family inner membrane protein, producing the protein MTQFSNPDVVGDSPAWLSFIWIAFLVSISLMLLGIFFIPVDWWVKGYLYMGTLFLTASTLTLSKSLRDKHEYERLVNRVKSARTEQVLSKFES; encoded by the coding sequence ATGACTCAGTTCAGTAATCCCGATGTCGTCGGTGATTCCCCCGCCTGGCTCAGTTTCATCTGGATCGCGTTTCTGGTCAGCATCAGCCTGATGCTGCTGGGCATCTTCTTCATTCCCGTGGACTGGTGGGTCAAGGGGTACCTGTACATGGGCACCCTGTTCCTGACCGCCAGCACCCTGACGCTCTCCAAGAGCCTGCGCGACAAGCACGAGTACGAACGGCTCGTGAACCGCGTCAAGAGCGCCCGCACCGAGCAGGTGCTCAGCAAGTTCGAAAGCTGA
- the aroA gene encoding 3-phosphoshikimate 1-carboxyvinyltransferase, with protein sequence MSVDGLPEKFDVIVHPAAELRGELRAQPSKNYTTRYLLAAALADGESRVVGVATSEDAGAMLRCLGDWGAGVELVGGDAVIRGFGAGPRAGVTLNPGNAGAVARFLMGVAALTTGTSFVTDYPDSLGKRPQGDLLEALSRLGARVQSCDGMFPLSISGPVRGGVVEVSAERSSQYASALMFLGPLLPDGLELRLTGDIKSHAPLRQTLDTLATFGVQASASDDLSRVSIPGGQAFRAGRVLVPGDYPGSAAILAAAATRPGELRLSNLREHDLQGEREALNVLREMGADLTREGDTVVVRGGRPLHAVTRDGDGFTDAVQALTAAAALADGTTTWENVYTLRLKECDRISDTRRELEALGLTVTETQDSLTVTGTPSLAGGVTADGHGDHRMIMLLTVLGLSAQAPIRITGAHHIRKSYPMFFRHLESLGARFEYPEATRA encoded by the coding sequence ATGAGTGTTGATGGTCTGCCGGAGAAGTTTGACGTGATCGTGCATCCTGCGGCGGAGTTGCGTGGGGAGTTGCGGGCGCAGCCGAGTAAGAATTACACGACGCGGTACCTGCTGGCGGCGGCGCTGGCGGACGGGGAGTCGCGGGTGGTGGGCGTGGCGACCAGCGAGGATGCCGGGGCGATGCTGCGCTGCCTGGGGGACTGGGGCGCGGGTGTGGAGCTGGTAGGTGGGGACGCGGTGATCCGGGGCTTCGGGGCGGGGCCGCGTGCGGGTGTGACGTTGAATCCGGGGAATGCGGGAGCGGTGGCGCGGTTCCTGATGGGCGTGGCGGCCCTGACGACGGGCACGTCGTTCGTGACGGACTACCCGGATTCGCTCGGAAAGCGGCCGCAGGGGGATCTGCTGGAGGCCCTGTCGCGGCTGGGGGCGCGCGTGCAGAGCTGCGACGGGATGTTCCCGCTGTCCATCTCGGGGCCGGTGCGGGGTGGTGTGGTGGAGGTCAGTGCGGAGCGCAGCAGTCAGTACGCGTCGGCGCTGATGTTCCTGGGGCCGCTGCTGCCCGACGGGCTGGAGTTGCGTCTGACGGGGGACATCAAGAGTCACGCGCCGCTGCGGCAGACGCTGGATACGCTGGCGACGTTCGGGGTGCAGGCGTCCGCCAGTGACGACCTGAGCCGCGTCTCGATTCCGGGTGGGCAGGCGTTCCGGGCGGGGCGCGTGCTCGTGCCGGGGGATTATCCGGGCAGCGCGGCGATCCTCGCGGCGGCGGCCACCCGGCCCGGCGAGCTGCGCCTGTCGAACCTCCGCGAGCATGACCTGCAGGGTGAACGCGAGGCCCTGAACGTCCTGCGCGAGATGGGTGCGGACCTGACCCGCGAGGGCGACACCGTGGTCGTGCGTGGCGGGCGGCCCCTGCACGCGGTCACGCGCGACGGGGACGGCTTCACGGACGCCGTGCAGGCCCTGACGGCGGCGGCGGCCCTGGCGGACGGCACGACCACCTGGGAGAACGTGTACACGCTGCGCCTGAAGGAATGCGACCGCATCAGCGACACGCGCCGCGAACTGGAGGCTCTGGGCCTGACCGTCACCGAGACGCAGGACAGCCTGACCGTCACGGGCACACCCAGCCTCGCCGGGGGCGTCACCGCAGACGGGCACGGCGACCACCGCATGATCATGCTGCTGACCGTGCTGGGCCTCAGCGCCCAGGCACCCATCCGCATCACGGGCGCGCATCACATCCGCAAGAGCTACCCGATGTTCTTCCGTCACCTCGAATCCCTCGGGGCGAGGTTTGAGTACCCGGAAGCCACGCGCGCCTGA
- a CDS encoding NAD-dependent epimerase/dehydratase family protein, translating into MNILVTGATGFLGGVTARELARAGHTVTGLGRDVHRGAALEADGVRFVAADLRGADWDALLDGVEGVVHAAARSTLWGHAADFHADNVDPSAALARACARRGVRLVHVSTPSVYNATGVTDQVREDTPVGPRFDSLYARSKWQAEQEVRAALPDATILRPRGIYGVGDTSIVPRLAAALRAGRLPRLTAHTDSVCFVDRSEDHRSVNSTPGTRFSPARSARVERFCKPFNRSPYQEVWTDLTDVRNVAHAITLALTRPASGVFNITDGQAIPLWATLDRLADTLGVPRPTRRVPARLLEGVAAALELGARLHPDRPEPPLTASGVRLLTRPMTLDLTRARERLGYAPVVTPEQGFADVFAGLRGGAA; encoded by the coding sequence ATGAACATTCTGGTGACGGGCGCGACCGGCTTCCTGGGCGGGGTGACGGCCCGTGAACTCGCGCGGGCCGGGCACACCGTGACGGGTCTGGGCCGGGACGTACACAGGGGCGCGGCGCTGGAGGCGGACGGCGTGCGTTTCGTGGCGGCCGACCTGCGCGGCGCGGACTGGGACGCCCTGCTGGACGGGGTGGAGGGGGTGGTGCACGCGGCGGCCCGCTCGACACTGTGGGGGCACGCGGCGGACTTCCACGCGGACAACGTGGACCCCAGCGCCGCGCTGGCCCGGGCGTGCGCGCGGCGGGGCGTGCGGCTGGTGCATGTCAGCACGCCCAGCGTGTACAACGCCACCGGAGTGACCGATCAGGTGCGCGAGGACACCCCGGTCGGCCCGCGCTTCGACAGCCTGTACGCCCGCAGCAAGTGGCAGGCGGAGCAGGAGGTGCGCGCCGCGCTGCCCGACGCGACCATCCTGCGCCCGCGCGGCATCTACGGGGTGGGGGACACCAGCATCGTGCCCCGGCTGGCTGCCGCCCTGCGTGCCGGTCGCCTGCCGCGCCTGACGGCTCATACGGATTCCGTCTGTTTCGTTGACAGATCGGAAGACCACCGATCTGTCAACTCCACGCCCGGAACCCGTTTTTCTCCTGCTCGCTCCGCTCGGGTTGAACGTTTTTGCAAACCTTTCAACCGGAGTCCGTATCAGGAGGTCTGGACGGACCTGACCGACGTGCGCAACGTCGCCCACGCGATCACGCTGGCCCTGACCCGCCCCGCGTCCGGCGTGTTCAACATCACCGACGGGCAGGCCATCCCGCTGTGGGCGACGCTGGACCGGCTGGCCGACACGCTGGGTGTCCCCAGACCGACCCGCCGGGTGCCCGCGCGACTGCTGGAGGGGGTGGCGGCGGCGCTGGAACTCGGCGCGCGCCTGCACCCCGACCGGCCTGAGCCGCCCCTGACGGCCAGCGGCGTGCGCCTCCTGACGCGGCCCATGACGCTGGACCTGACCCGCGCCCGCGAGCGGCTGGGCTACGCGCCGGTCGTCACGCCCGAGCAGGGGTTCGCGGACGTGTTCGCCGGGCTGCGCGGAGGGGCCGCATGA
- a CDS encoding 3-oxoacyl-ACP synthase III family protein has protein sequence MNPSDTVLGVRLLATAQALPERRVPTAEVARLCGVPEAIALKRSGVHERRWLSGQETALTLGTQAAHEALHRAGLNVNDVDVLLNASGSQLQPIPDGAALYARELGLSGAATYSLHGTCLSFLLALQHAALLIHTARARHVLIISSEGGSVGLNPAQPESTLLIGDGAAAVLLGPPTRPSQGLHATRTETHPAGADHTRIRGGGTLRHPNHPGATPTDFTFDMQGLQVLKLASRVVPPFLERLRPGLSSGLPGITRVIPHQASQAGLDLLRRYNWPEEQVEVTLRTLGNVIAASLPLTLHQAVEAGRLKEGDTALLVGTGAGLIAGGVIWEL, from the coding sequence GTGAACCCATCCGACACCGTCCTCGGCGTGCGCCTCCTCGCCACCGCGCAGGCCCTGCCCGAACGCCGCGTCCCCACCGCCGAGGTCGCCCGGCTGTGCGGCGTGCCCGAAGCCATCGCCCTGAAACGCAGCGGCGTCCACGAACGACGCTGGCTGTCCGGCCAGGAAACCGCCCTGACCCTCGGCACGCAGGCCGCCCACGAAGCCCTCCACCGCGCGGGCCTGAACGTCAACGACGTGGACGTCCTCCTGAACGCCAGCGGCAGCCAGCTGCAACCCATCCCCGACGGCGCCGCCCTCTACGCCCGCGAACTCGGCCTGAGCGGCGCCGCCACGTACTCCCTGCACGGCACCTGCCTCAGCTTCCTGCTGGCCCTCCAGCACGCCGCGCTGCTCATCCACACCGCTCGGGCGCGGCACGTCCTGATCATCAGCAGCGAGGGCGGCAGCGTCGGCCTGAACCCCGCCCAGCCCGAGAGCACCCTCCTGATCGGCGACGGCGCCGCCGCCGTCCTCCTCGGCCCCCCCACCCGCCCCAGCCAGGGCCTGCACGCCACGCGCACCGAGACGCACCCCGCCGGAGCCGACCACACCCGCATCCGCGGCGGCGGCACCCTCCGCCACCCCAACCACCCCGGCGCCACCCCCACCGACTTCACCTTCGACATGCAGGGCCTCCAGGTCCTCAAACTCGCCAGCCGCGTCGTCCCGCCCTTCCTCGAACGCCTCCGCCCCGGCCTCAGCAGCGGCCTACCCGGCATCACGCGCGTCATCCCGCACCAGGCCAGCCAGGCGGGCCTCGACCTGCTGCGCCGCTACAACTGGCCCGAGGAACAGGTCGAAGTGACACTGCGCACCCTGGGCAACGTCATCGCCGCCAGCCTCCCCCTCACGCTGCATCAGGCCGTGGAAGCCGGGCGACTGAAGGAGGGGGACACGGCGCTGCTCGTCGGGACGGGCGCGGGGCTGATTGCGGGGGGGGTGATCTGGGAGTTGTAA
- a CDS encoding aerobic carbon-monoxide dehydrogenase large subunit: MSIETDATNNAGPQTLTMGKGMKRKEDPRFLTGNGNYVDDMRLPGMLYMAIVHSPYPHANIKSIDKEAALAVPGVKAVITGEDLVAASLAWLPTFHGFDKQMVLAVGKVLFQHQEVAAVFAETREAARDAAELVDVDYEPLDPVISPFDSMKDEVILRDDREDRTNHIYHWDSGDRDGTQAALDDSEVVVTERIYAPRCHPAPLEPCGCVAQFDAMGRLHFWVTSQAPHVYRTAISLVTGIPEDKIRVISPDIGGGFGNKVPVYPGYVCAIVGALILKTPVKWIETRTENLTTTGFARDYHMDVTIGAKKDGTVTALKVKTVADHGAFDAAADPSKYPAGMFGVVTGSYQFPVAFAELDAYFTNKAPGGVAYRCSFRVTEASYAIERGMDILAQKLTMDPAELRRKNFVRKDQFPYDSALGFTYDSGDYEGTMDKALNQIGYAELRREQAEKRARGEYMGIGISTFTEVVGAGPSKHFDILGIKMFDSAEIRIHPTGTGIIRTGTKSQGQGHETTWAQIVAEELGLDPQNLLVEEGDTDTAPYGLGTYASRSTPVAGAALALAARRVREKARKVAAHLLEAAPEDIEWVEHRFQVMGVPSRSVTMKEVAFAAYTNPGEGNEPGLEASLYYDPPNMTFPHGAYIAVVDVDAETGEVKVRRFLAIDDCGTVINPMIVEGQVHGGLTEGFAIAFMQEIPYDEQGNNMAPNFMEYLIPTSVEAPVWETGSTVTPSPHHPIGAKGVGESPNVGSPAAFVNAVMDALAPLGVTHIDMPLTREKVWRAIRNAEAAAASD; the protein is encoded by the coding sequence GTGAGCATCGAAACCGACGCCACCAACAACGCAGGCCCGCAGACCCTGACCATGGGCAAGGGCATGAAACGCAAGGAAGACCCCCGCTTCCTGACCGGGAACGGCAACTACGTGGACGACATGCGCCTGCCCGGCATGCTGTACATGGCCATCGTGCACAGCCCCTACCCGCACGCGAACATCAAGAGCATCGACAAGGAGGCCGCGCTGGCCGTGCCGGGCGTGAAGGCCGTCATCACCGGCGAGGACCTCGTGGCCGCGTCGCTGGCGTGGCTGCCCACCTTCCACGGCTTCGACAAGCAGATGGTCCTGGCCGTCGGCAAGGTCCTGTTCCAGCATCAGGAGGTCGCGGCCGTGTTCGCCGAGACCCGCGAGGCCGCCCGCGACGCCGCCGAACTGGTGGACGTGGACTACGAACCCCTGGACCCGGTCATCAGTCCCTTCGACTCCATGAAGGACGAGGTCATCCTGCGCGACGACCGCGAGGACAGGACCAACCACATCTACCACTGGGACAGCGGCGACCGGGACGGCACGCAGGCCGCGCTGGACGACTCCGAGGTCGTGGTCACCGAGCGCATCTACGCGCCCCGCTGCCACCCCGCCCCGCTGGAACCCTGCGGCTGCGTCGCGCAGTTCGACGCCATGGGCCGCCTGCACTTCTGGGTGACCAGTCAGGCGCCGCACGTGTACCGCACCGCCATCTCGCTCGTGACCGGCATTCCCGAGGACAAGATCCGCGTGATCTCCCCGGACATCGGCGGGGGTTTTGGCAACAAGGTCCCGGTGTACCCCGGCTACGTGTGCGCCATCGTGGGCGCCCTGATCCTCAAGACGCCCGTCAAGTGGATCGAGACCCGCACCGAGAACCTCACCACCACCGGCTTCGCCCGCGACTACCACATGGACGTCACCATCGGCGCGAAGAAGGACGGCACCGTCACCGCCCTGAAAGTCAAGACGGTCGCCGACCACGGCGCGTTCGACGCGGCCGCCGACCCCAGCAAGTACCCGGCCGGGATGTTCGGCGTCGTGACCGGCAGTTACCAGTTCCCGGTCGCGTTCGCGGAACTCGACGCGTACTTCACGAACAAGGCGCCGGGCGGCGTCGCGTACCGCTGCTCGTTCCGCGTGACTGAGGCCAGTTACGCCATCGAGCGCGGCATGGACATCCTGGCGCAGAAACTCACCATGGACCCCGCCGAACTGCGCCGCAAGAACTTCGTGCGCAAGGACCAGTTCCCGTACGACAGCGCCCTGGGCTTCACGTACGACAGCGGCGACTACGAAGGCACCATGGACAAGGCCCTGAACCAGATCGGGTACGCCGAACTCAGGCGCGAGCAGGCCGAGAAACGCGCCCGTGGCGAGTACATGGGCATCGGCATCAGCACCTTCACCGAGGTCGTCGGCGCCGGCCCCAGCAAGCACTTCGACATCCTGGGCATCAAGATGTTCGACTCCGCCGAGATCCGCATCCACCCCACCGGGACCGGCATCATCCGCACCGGCACGAAAAGCCAGGGCCAGGGTCACGAAACCACCTGGGCGCAGATCGTCGCCGAGGAACTCGGCCTGGACCCCCAGAACCTGCTGGTCGAGGAGGGCGACACCGACACCGCCCCCTACGGCCTGGGCACCTACGCCAGCCGCAGCACCCCGGTCGCCGGAGCCGCGCTGGCCCTCGCCGCCCGCCGCGTGCGCGAGAAGGCCAGGAAAGTCGCCGCGCACCTGCTCGAAGCTGCCCCCGAGGACATCGAATGGGTCGAGCATCGATTCCAGGTGATGGGCGTCCCCAGCCGCAGCGTCACCATGAAAGAAGTCGCGTTCGCCGCGTACACCAACCCCGGCGAGGGCAACGAACCCGGCCTGGAAGCCAGCCTGTACTACGACCCGCCCAACATGACCTTCCCGCACGGCGCGTACATCGCCGTCGTGGACGTCGACGCCGAGACCGGCGAGGTCAAGGTCCGCCGCTTCCTCGCCATCGACGACTGCGGCACCGTCATCAACCCCATGATCGTCGAGGGACAGGTGCACGGCGGCCTCACCGAAGGTTTTGCCATCGCCTTCATGCAGGAAATCCCCTACGACGAACAGGGCAACAACATGGCCCCGAACTTCATGGAGTACCTGATCCCCACCAGCGTCGAGGCGCCCGTCTGGGAGACCGGCAGCACCGTCACCCCCAGCCCCCACCACCCCATCGGCGCCAAGGGCGTCGGCGAGAGCCCCAACGTCGGCAGTCCCGCCGCGTTCGTGAACGCCGTCATGGACGCCCTCGCGCCCCTGGGTGTCACGCACATCGACATGCCCCTGACCCGCGAGAAAGTCTGGCGCGCCATCCGCAACGCAGAAGCCGCCGCCGCAAGCGACTGA
- a CDS encoding PQQ-dependent sugar dehydrogenase, with amino-acid sequence MRRAATRQTTLQADRPLPSFPSAPPVRRLGRAAGTALLAAALAAAGTGGAQGASPDGLSVPDGFKVTLFADGFKKPRFMVVASNGDVLISDPSAGTVTVMPDRDRDGKADSRQVYASGLNQPHGLAIQGGFLYVANTDGVVRFPYRAGDTKASAAPQKVVNLPGGGGHSTRTVEFGPDGRMYVSVGSTCNVCEESDPKRAAIWVYDADGKNGKPYATGLRNAVGIEWFGGQLFATNNGRDQLGDDLPPEGFYRVKDGGFYGWPYCYTTQPGQAQVWDKDFGRKSADTCKAATPAFSLTTAHSAPLGLAFYDGKTFPAEYRGQMFAALHGSWNRSVKSGYKVIMIDPQSGKTTDFLTGFLKGQTVSGRPVDLVVAADGALLLSDDGAGRVWRIQAR; translated from the coding sequence ATGCGCCGCGCTGCCACGCGTCAAACTACGCTTCAGGCTGACCGCCCGCTGCCGTCCTTTCCGTCTGCGCCACCTGTCCGCAGGCTGGGCCGCGCCGCCGGTACGGCCCTGCTGGCGGCGGCGCTGGCCGCAGCAGGTACCGGCGGCGCGCAGGGTGCCTCGCCGGACGGGCTGAGCGTCCCGGACGGGTTCAAGGTCACGCTGTTCGCCGACGGGTTCAAGAAACCGCGGTTCATGGTCGTCGCCAGTAACGGTGACGTGCTGATCAGCGACCCGTCCGCCGGGACGGTCACGGTCATGCCGGACCGTGACCGCGACGGGAAGGCCGACAGCAGGCAGGTGTACGCCAGCGGACTGAACCAGCCGCACGGCCTCGCCATCCAGGGTGGGTTCCTGTACGTGGCGAACACGGACGGCGTGGTGCGTTTCCCGTACAGGGCCGGGGACACGAAGGCCAGCGCCGCGCCGCAGAAGGTGGTGAACCTGCCGGGCGGCGGCGGGCACTCCACCCGCACCGTGGAGTTCGGCCCGGACGGGCGGATGTACGTGTCGGTGGGCAGCACCTGCAACGTCTGCGAGGAGAGCGACCCGAAACGCGCCGCGATCTGGGTGTACGACGCCGACGGAAAGAACGGGAAGCCCTACGCGACGGGCCTGCGAAACGCGGTCGGTATCGAGTGGTTCGGGGGTCAGCTGTTCGCCACGAACAACGGCCGTGATCAACTGGGTGACGACCTGCCGCCCGAAGGCTTCTACCGCGTGAAGGACGGCGGATTCTACGGCTGGCCGTACTGTTACACCACCCAGCCCGGACAGGCGCAGGTCTGGGACAAGGACTTTGGCCGCAAGTCGGCCGACACCTGCAAGGCCGCCACGCCCGCCTTCTCACTGACCACCGCGCACTCCGCGCCGCTGGGACTGGCGTTCTACGACGGCAAGACCTTCCCGGCCGAGTACCGGGGGCAGATGTTCGCCGCGCTGCACGGCAGCTGGAACCGCAGCGTCAAGAGCGGCTACAAGGTCATCATGATCGACCCGCAGAGCGGTAAGACCACGGACTTCCTGACCGGTTTCCTGAAAGGGCAGACGGTGTCGGGCCGCCCCGTCGATCTGGTCGTCGCGGCCGACGGCGCCCTGCTGCTCAGTGACGACGGCGCCGGACGCGTCTGGCGGATTCAGGCCCGCTGA
- a CDS encoding F390 synthetase-related protein: MSAVLTLLGALDDARLTFRTRAALDRHQDHLAHDHLRWVAAHSPAVAARFRAAGLPLSRWRELPPTDKAAMLATFDTLNTVGVTLEGALAVGRQAERTRDFTPTLATPAGPVTVGLSTGTSGTQGVFLVSRAEQARWAGTVLRHLLPGGLWGLLRPQRVAFFLRADSPLYRSVRRRQLEFRFFDLLRPLPELAAEAQAYAPTLIVGPPGVLRALHRTGVQLRARVIGVAEVLDPDDEAALRGWGDVVQVYQATEGLLALPCPHGSLHLNEAHVHFDLEPLGDGLHRPVITDLRRRAQPFIRHRLDDALRLHPDPCPCGQAARRVHSIAGRQDDALHLPGAAGESVTVWPDFLRGALAAVPDLREYRAEQTGPHHITLHLDPHTPDTQTHARNAVRDALHRSHADPDQLILDTRPLDPTPPGTKRRRVTRTWRPT, encoded by the coding sequence GTGAGTGCTGTCCTGACCCTGCTGGGCGCGCTGGACGACGCCCGCCTGACCTTCCGCACCCGCGCGGCGCTGGACCGGCATCAGGACCACCTCGCGCACGATCACCTGCGCTGGGTGGCGGCGCACAGCCCCGCCGTCGCCGCCCGCTTCCGCGCCGCCGGGCTCCCCCTGAGCCGCTGGCGCGAGCTGCCGCCCACCGACAAGGCCGCCATGCTCGCCACGTTCGACACGCTGAACACCGTGGGCGTCACGCTGGAGGGCGCGCTGGCGGTTGGGCGGCAGGCGGAACGCACCCGCGACTTCACGCCTACCCTCGCCACGCCCGCCGGACCCGTCACCGTCGGTCTGTCCACCGGCACCAGCGGCACGCAGGGCGTCTTCCTCGTCAGCCGCGCCGAGCAGGCCCGCTGGGCCGGAACCGTCCTGCGCCACCTGCTGCCCGGCGGCCTATGGGGCCTCCTGCGCCCGCAGCGGGTCGCGTTCTTCCTGCGGGCCGACAGCCCCCTGTACCGCAGCGTCCGCCGCCGCCAGCTGGAGTTCCGTTTCTTCGACCTGCTGCGCCCCCTCCCCGAACTGGCCGCCGAGGCCCAAGCCTACGCGCCCACCCTGATCGTCGGGCCGCCCGGCGTGCTGCGCGCCCTGCACCGCACCGGCGTTCAGCTGCGTGCCCGCGTGATCGGCGTCGCGGAAGTCCTCGACCCCGACGACGAGGCCGCCCTGCGCGGCTGGGGTGACGTCGTGCAGGTCTATCAGGCCACCGAGGGCCTGCTGGCCCTGCCGTGCCCGCACGGGTCGCTGCACCTGAACGAGGCGCACGTCCACTTCGACCTCGAACCCCTCGGGGACGGGCTGCACCGCCCCGTCATCACCGACCTGCGCCGCCGTGCGCAACCGTTCATCCGCCACCGCCTCGACGACGCCCTGCGCCTCCACCCCGACCCGTGCCCCTGCGGACAGGCCGCGCGCCGCGTGCACAGCATCGCGGGCCGCCAGGACGACGCCTTGCACCTGCCCGGCGCGGCAGGGGAGAGCGTGACCGTCTGGCCGGACTTCCTGCGCGGCGCCCTCGCCGCCGTGCCGGACCTGCGCGAGTACCGCGCCGAGCAGACTGGCCCCCACCACATCACGCTGCACCTCGACCCGCACACCCCGGACACCCAGACCCACGCCCGGAACGCCGTCCGGGACGCCCTGCACCGCAGCCATGCCGACCCTGATCAGCTGATCCTCGACACCCGCCCCCTCGACCCCACCCCGCCCGGCACGAAACGCCGCCGCGTCACCCGAACCTGGAGGCCCACGTGA
- a CDS encoding XdhC family protein, which translates to MTPDPQRPTGDTEFIPDLPERLAQLAREGASAVVATVVSRRAPVSAQVGDKALIHADGRMEGFVGGACSREIVRRQALLALQGGQARLVRIVPGAAPDAEHAFAERVTVPMNCASEGESEVFLEPLLPPRLLVVVGRTPVARAIAAHAGLMGDRVWRVLDDDEVPGEPDAVPLGTLTARLSALPAAQRARVRSVVASQGHYDETAIEALLRAQPNPVGLLASPKRAANVRETLAMLSGFGDADLGRIRAPVGLNVGARTPHEVALSVLAELVQLDRQASVPPTAVPAPAAPVPTPGEPSPVPPTLLAQVMDLPALTVLNAEPAAPAEAGSAVDPVCGMTVTLPARHTAELDGQTYAFCCPHCKARFLKDPARYLTT; encoded by the coding sequence ATGACCCCTGATCCCCAGCGTCCCACCGGGGACACCGAATTCATTCCGGACCTGCCCGAGCGGCTGGCGCAGTTGGCGCGTGAGGGTGCGTCGGCGGTCGTGGCGACGGTGGTGTCGCGCCGCGCGCCGGTGTCGGCGCAGGTGGGTGACAAGGCCCTGATTCACGCGGACGGCCGCATGGAGGGCTTCGTGGGGGGCGCGTGCTCCCGCGAGATCGTGCGGCGGCAGGCGCTGCTGGCGTTGCAGGGTGGGCAGGCGCGGCTGGTGCGGATCGTGCCGGGCGCCGCGCCGGACGCCGAGCACGCCTTCGCCGAGCGGGTCACGGTGCCCATGAACTGCGCGTCGGAAGGGGAGAGCGAGGTGTTCCTCGAACCGCTGCTGCCGCCCAGGTTGCTGGTCGTGGTGGGCCGCACGCCGGTCGCGCGGGCCATCGCCGCGCACGCTGGCCTGATGGGCGACCGCGTGTGGCGCGTGCTGGACGACGACGAGGTGCCGGGCGAACCGGACGCCGTGCCGCTGGGTACCCTGACGGCCCGCCTGTCGGCCCTGCCCGCCGCTCAGCGCGCGCGGGTGCGAAGCGTGGTGGCGTCGCAGGGGCACTACGACGAAACCGCCATCGAGGCGTTGCTGCGCGCCCAGCCGAACCCGGTGGGCCTGCTGGCCAGCCCGAAACGCGCCGCGAACGTCCGCGAGACGCTGGCCATGCTGAGCGGTTTCGGGGACGCGGACCTGGGCCGCATCCGCGCGCCCGTAGGCCTGAACGTGGGCGCCCGCACCCCGCACGAGGTGGCGCTGAGCGTCCTGGCAGAACTGGTGCAACTGGACCGGCAGGCCTCTGTGCCGCCCACCGCTGTTCCGGCACCGGCCGCGCCCGTTCCGACCCCCGGCGAACCGTCCCCCGTGCCGCCCACGCTGCTGGCGCAGGTGATGGACCTGCCGGCCCTGACCGTCCTGAACGCCGAACCCGCCGCCCCGGCAGAGGCGGGCAGCGCCGTGGACCCCGTGTGCGGCATGACCGTCACCCTCCCGGCCCGGCACACCGCCGAGCTGGACGGGCAGACGTACGCCTTCTGCTGCCCGCACTGCAAGGCCCGCTTCCTGAAAGACCCCGCGCGGTACCTGACGACCTGA
- a CDS encoding MBL fold metallo-hydrolase, whose amino-acid sequence MTVRVVPMRAGSCLNLAAITERGAPWRVQAYPAGFTLILHPTRGPVLFDTGYGADVVTAMRRWPGLIYGLITPVQFGPHDSAREQLRVLGFPPEEVRHVIVSHLHADHVGGLRDFPHATFHLDRRAWEPLRALRGVRAVRRAFMPELLPDDFEDRCAWLDFTDAGDALHPFPEVADVFGDGLLRAVPLPGHAPGMVGLLAQEEAGLTVLAADAAWSVRAGREERPVHPLARVAFHDPAQEATSGAALRAFLHANPAARLHVSHDEPEGWTAP is encoded by the coding sequence ATGACCGTCCGGGTCGTCCCGATGCGGGCCGGGTCGTGCCTGAACCTCGCGGCGATCACCGAACGCGGCGCGCCGTGGCGGGTGCAGGCGTACCCGGCGGGCTTCACGCTGATCCTGCACCCCACGCGCGGCCCCGTGCTGTTCGACACCGGTTACGGCGCGGACGTCGTGACCGCCATGCGCCGCTGGCCGGGCCTGATCTACGGCCTGATCACGCCCGTGCAGTTCGGCCCACACGATTCCGCCCGCGAGCAACTGCGCGTCCTGGGCTTCCCCCCGGAGGAGGTCCGGCACGTGATCGTTTCGCACCTGCACGCCGATCACGTGGGGGGCCTGCGAGACTTCCCGCACGCGACCTTCCACCTCGACCGCCGCGCCTGGGAGCCCCTGCGGGCCCTGCGCGGAGTGCGGGCGGTGCGTCGTGCGTTCATGCCGGAACTCCTCCCGGACGACTTCGAGGACCGCTGCGCGTGGCTGGACTTCACGGACGCCGGGGACGCCCTGCACCCCTTCCCGGAGGTCGCGGACGTGTTCGGGGACGGCCTGCTGCGCGCCGTGCCGCTGCCCGGTCACGCGCCGGGCATGGTGGGCCTCCTGGCACAGGAGGAGGCGGGCCTGACCGTCCTGGCTGCCGACGCCGCCTGGAGCGTCCGCGCGGGCCGCGAGGAACGCCCGGTGCACCCGCTGGCCCGCGTGGCGTTCCACGACCCCGCGCAGGAGGCCACCAGCGGCGCGGCCCTGCGCGCCTTCCTGCACGCGAATCCCGCCGCGAGGCTGCACGTCAGCCACGACGAGCCCGAGGGCTGGACCGCCCCGTGA